One genomic segment of Ipomoea triloba cultivar NCNSP0323 chromosome 9, ASM357664v1 includes these proteins:
- the LOC116030527 gene encoding squamosa promoter-binding-like protein 7 produces the protein MENNGWSLLTQNAWDMWALSCGSSIGVIGSDPDPLVVPLNLNAAAHQGGGVVKRSKSGGGGGGEARCQVEGCKVGLENAKGYHRKHKVCEMHAKAPKVLLLGHQQRFCQQCSRFHAVSEFDETKRSCRRRLAGHNERRRKNSQHSSTTTKSPCHDYKVMMEARRYEDNKGAQSLLSTKNDFLVSAAADLPAARCNAAFYDLIGESRAAILGSRHTILQPTHSIGDFGMILEEAKPMSRRDGEERDYLSAYCKNLDF, from the exons ATGGAAAATAATGGTTGGAGCTTACTTACTCAAAATGCATGGGATATGTGGGCTCTTAGTTGTGGCTCATCAATCGGTGTAATTGGGTCCGATCCGGACCCACTCGTGGTTCCGTTGAACCTCAACGCCGCCGCGCATCAGGGCGGCGGTGTTGTCAAGAGAAGCAagtccggcggcggcggcggaggagagGCGAGGTGTCAGGTGGAAGGATGCAAGGTTGGATTGGAGAATGCGAAGGGATACCATAGGAAGCACAAGGTGTGCGAAATGCACGCCAAGGCTCCTAAAGTCCTGCTACTTGGTCATCAACAACGCTTCTGTCAACAGTGTAGCAG GTTTCATGCTGTGTCGGAATTTGATGAGACAAAGAGGAGTTGCAGGAGGAGATTAGCAGGGCACAatgaaagaagaaggaagaacTCTCAACATTCTTCTACTACAACCAAAAGCCCATGCCATG ATTATAAGGTGATGATGGAGGCTAGAAGATATGAGGATAATAAAGGTGCTCAGTCTCTTCTGTCAACCAAAAACGATTTCTTGGTATCAGCTGCCGCCGATCTCCCTGCTGCTAGATGCAATGCTGCTTTTTACGATCTGATCGGTGAGAGCAGAGCTGCCATTTTAGGTAGTAGGCATACCATACTGCAGCCTACACACTCAATAGGGGATTTTGGTATGATTTTGGAGGAAGCCAAGCCTATGTCGAGAAGAGACGGTGAAGAGAGGGATTATTTGAGTGCATACTGTAAGAATCTTGATTTTTGA